A genome region from Bosea sp. BIWAKO-01 includes the following:
- a CDS encoding acyl-CoA dehydrogenase has translation MSFLDERDLSFWLYDWLDAEQLTGRPRFAEHSRETFNAVLDLSAKLAASHFATHYKKSDRIEPALDGETVHVLPEIGQALKAAADMGLFAADFDSKVGGLQLPKLVQTASMAHFMGANIATSAYVMLTQANARLICNFGTPAQIDAFALPQIEGRWFGTMCLSEPQAGSSLADITTRAVPDGEDGLGPRYRLAGTKMWISGGDQDISENIVHLVLAKIPDASGALLPGVGGISLFIVPKQLPDGTRNDIAVAGLNHKMGYRGTSNCLLNFGEGTRHRPSGEAGAIGYRVGETGSGLTQMFQMMNEARISVGLGAAALAARGYRQSLIYARERPQGRPLVAKDPTAKQRPIVEHPDVKRMLLAQKAYAEGSLALILYCARLIDREETGQTDDERVRAEALLGLLTPVAKSWPSEFGLAANDLAIQIHGGYGYTRDFDVEQLYRDNRLNPIHEGTHGIQAIDLLGRKILRDRGRALALLGEEVEATIARARQISRLTDLAGLLDESWHAVGETVEALSALDDPAGALLNASNFLTGFGHVVVGWLWLDQACALLAKGGELDAFARGKLRACRYHCEAELPKARQNLAFVASLNTTAGLAPLDEF, from the coding sequence ATGAGCTTTCTCGACGAACGCGACCTATCGTTCTGGCTCTACGACTGGCTGGATGCCGAGCAACTGACCGGGAGGCCGCGCTTCGCCGAGCATTCGCGCGAGACCTTCAATGCCGTGCTCGACCTCAGCGCGAAGCTGGCCGCCTCTCATTTCGCGACCCATTACAAGAAATCGGATCGAATCGAGCCGGCTCTCGACGGTGAGACGGTGCATGTTCTGCCCGAAATCGGGCAGGCGCTGAAAGCGGCCGCGGATATGGGCCTTTTCGCTGCCGATTTCGACAGCAAGGTCGGCGGCCTGCAACTGCCAAAACTCGTGCAGACCGCCTCGATGGCGCATTTCATGGGGGCGAACATCGCGACGTCCGCCTATGTCATGCTGACCCAGGCGAATGCCCGGCTGATCTGCAATTTCGGTACGCCGGCGCAGATCGATGCCTTCGCGCTGCCACAGATCGAGGGGCGCTGGTTCGGCACGATGTGCCTCTCCGAGCCACAGGCCGGCTCCTCGCTCGCCGACATCACCACCCGTGCCGTCCCAGATGGCGAAGACGGGTTAGGCCCTCGCTATCGTCTCGCTGGCACCAAGATGTGGATCTCGGGCGGCGATCAGGACATCTCGGAGAACATCGTCCATCTCGTCCTGGCCAAGATCCCGGATGCTTCCGGTGCGCTTCTGCCCGGTGTCGGCGGCATTTCGCTCTTCATCGTGCCCAAGCAGCTGCCGGACGGCACCCGCAACGACATTGCCGTCGCCGGGCTCAACCACAAGATGGGTTATCGCGGCACCAGCAACTGCCTGCTCAATTTCGGCGAGGGCACGCGCCACCGTCCCAGTGGGGAGGCCGGCGCGATTGGCTACCGCGTCGGCGAGACCGGCAGCGGGCTCACCCAGATGTTCCAGATGATGAACGAGGCCCGTATTTCGGTCGGCCTCGGCGCCGCGGCGCTGGCGGCGCGCGGTTACCGCCAGTCCCTCATCTACGCACGTGAGCGGCCACAGGGCCGGCCGCTCGTCGCCAAGGACCCCACTGCGAAGCAACGGCCGATCGTCGAGCATCCCGATGTGAAGCGGATGCTTCTCGCCCAGAAGGCCTACGCCGAGGGGTCGCTGGCGCTGATCCTTTATTGCGCGCGGCTGATCGACCGGGAGGAAACGGGGCAGACCGACGATGAGCGAGTTCGCGCCGAAGCGCTGCTCGGCCTGTTGACACCCGTCGCGAAGAGCTGGCCGTCGGAGTTCGGCCTCGCCGCCAACGATCTCGCGATTCAGATCCATGGCGGCTACGGCTACACGCGCGACTTCGACGTCGAGCAGCTCTACCGCGACAACCGACTCAACCCGATCCACGAAGGCACGCACGGCATCCAGGCGATCGACCTGCTCGGTCGCAAGATCCTGCGGGATCGCGGACGGGCGCTTGCCCTGCTGGGCGAGGAGGTCGAGGCGACGATCGCGCGCGCCCGGCAGATATCGCGGCTGACCGATCTCGCCGGTTTGCTCGACGAAAGCTGGCATGCGGTCGGCGAGACGGTTGAGGCATTGTCGGCGCTCGACGACCCGGCCGGGGCACTGCTTAACGCGTCGAACTTCCTGACCGGCTTCGGTCATGTTGTCGTCGGCTGGCTCTGGCTTGATCAGGCTTGCGCATTGCTCGCGAAAGGTGGCGAGCTGGATGCGTTCGCCCGCGGCAAGCTGCGGGCCTGCCGCTATCACTGTGAGGCCGAACTGCCGAAGGCGCGACAGAACCTCGCCTTCGTTGCGAGCCTGAACACCACCGCCGGGCTGGCGCCGCTGGATGAATTCTGA